The Takifugu flavidus isolate HTHZ2018 chromosome 21, ASM371156v2, whole genome shotgun sequence genome has a window encoding:
- the LOC130518451 gene encoding uncharacterized protein LOC130518451 isoform X4, whose protein sequence is MFPRCVLFLLVTFAVASFAAPVPDENTGQTTGEAEPEDSTVPALMDGDAGDGSDSTDGGGSDEIGEDSNNGDDEAVTEGQEDSSPEDVSEADEAPLGEAAVDSESQSEEEIGEDVDEEPDLEESDETVQALSDSDQDKNSSEQVEEQNSEDQAEDDSLLDSPLEDKELEEVKEPKSLEEEEGEGEEEEEEVEEEVAEAEEPKDNDSSSSKSLEEEETAEAEEPKSLEEEEGEEVEEEVEEEVAEAEEPKDNDSSSSKSLEEGEEGEEEVPDDEEITEEVPDDPESTDTDEEGSDGNSIQSDSNNTEEEESIIEDSPQNEDPDDQSPGATDSTEGFPGDSSDQPANKE, encoded by the exons ATGTTCCCACG gTGTGTTCTGTTCCTGCTCGTCACCTTCGCTGTAGCTTCCTTCGCGGCTCCTGTCCCCG ATGAAAATACAG GACAAACTACCGGGGAGGCTGAGCCAG AAGACTCTACAGTCCCAGCACTGATGGATGGTGATGCAGGAGATGGCAGCGACAGCACCGATGGTGGGGGCAGCGATGAAATAGGGGAGGATTCCAACAATGGCGATGACGAAGCAG TCACTGAAGGTCAGGAGGATTCTTCACCTGAGGATGTGTCTGAGGCGGATGAGGCTCCTCTGGGTGAAGCTGCTGTGGACTCTGAGAGCCAGAGTGAAGAGGAGATTGGGGAAGATGTGGACGAGGAACCTGACCTTGAAGAATCAGATGAGACAGTTCAGGCCCTCTCTGACAGTGACCAGGACAAAAACTCTTCGGAGCAAGTTGAAGAACAAAACAGTGAGGACCAGGCAGAAGATGACAGTCTTCTTGACAGTCCTTTGGAAGACAAGGAGCTGGAAGAGGTCAAAGAACCCAAGTctttagaggaggaggagggggagggggaggaggaggaagaggaagtggaggaggaggtggcagaggCCGAAGAACCCAAAGAtaatgacagcagcagcagcaagtctttggaggaggaggagacagcagaggccGAAGAACCCAAGTctttagaggaggaggagggggaggaggtggaagaggaagtggaggaggaggtggcagaggCCGAAGAACCCAAAGAtaatgacagcagcagcagcaagtctttggaggagggggaggagggggag gaggaggtgccagaCGATGAAGAAATCACTGAAGAGGTCCCTGACGACCCAGAAAGCACGGACACAGATGAGGAAGGCAGTGATGGGAACAGCATCCAGTCTGACTCCAACaacacagaagaggaagagtcgATAATAGAGGACAGCCCACAAAATGAAGATCCAGACGACCAGAGTCCAGGAGCGACTGACTCCACTGAAG gattTCCTGGGGACTCAAGCGACCAGCCGGCGAACAAGGAGTGA
- the LOC130518451 gene encoding uncharacterized protein LOC130518451 isoform X3 yields the protein MFPRCVLFLLVTFAVASFAAPVPDENTGQTTGEAEPEDSTVPALMDGDAGDGSDSTDGGGSDEIGEDSNNGDDEAGSDSVTEGQEDSSPEDVSEADEAPLGEAAVDSESQSEEEIGEDVDEEPDLEESDETVQALSDSDQDKNSSEQVEEQNSEDQAEDDSLLDSPLEDKELEEVKEPKSLEEEEGEGEEEEEEVEEEVAEAEEPKDNDSSSSKSLEEEETAEAEEPKSLEEEEGEEVEEEVEEEVAEAEEPKDNDSSSSKSLEEGEEGEEEVPDDEEITEEVPDDPESTDTDEEGSDGNSIQSDSNNTEEEESIIEDSPQNEDPDDQSPGATDSTEGFPGDSSDQPANKE from the exons ATGTTCCCACG gTGTGTTCTGTTCCTGCTCGTCACCTTCGCTGTAGCTTCCTTCGCGGCTCCTGTCCCCG ATGAAAATACAG GACAAACTACCGGGGAGGCTGAGCCAG AAGACTCTACAGTCCCAGCACTGATGGATGGTGATGCAGGAGATGGCAGCGACAGCACCGATGGTGGGGGCAGCGATGAAATAGGGGAGGATTCCAACAATGGCGATGACGAAGCAG GTTCTGACTCAGTCACTGAAGGTCAGGAGGATTCTTCACCTGAGGATGTGTCTGAGGCGGATGAGGCTCCTCTGGGTGAAGCTGCTGTGGACTCTGAGAGCCAGAGTGAAGAGGAGATTGGGGAAGATGTGGACGAGGAACCTGACCTTGAAGAATCAGATGAGACAGTTCAGGCCCTCTCTGACAGTGACCAGGACAAAAACTCTTCGGAGCAAGTTGAAGAACAAAACAGTGAGGACCAGGCAGAAGATGACAGTCTTCTTGACAGTCCTTTGGAAGACAAGGAGCTGGAAGAGGTCAAAGAACCCAAGTctttagaggaggaggagggggagggggaggaggaggaagaggaagtggaggaggaggtggcagaggCCGAAGAACCCAAAGAtaatgacagcagcagcagcaagtctttggaggaggaggagacagcagaggccGAAGAACCCAAGTctttagaggaggaggagggggaggaggtggaagaggaagtggaggaggaggtggcagaggCCGAAGAACCCAAAGAtaatgacagcagcagcagcaagtctttggaggagggggaggagggggag gaggaggtgccagaCGATGAAGAAATCACTGAAGAGGTCCCTGACGACCCAGAAAGCACGGACACAGATGAGGAAGGCAGTGATGGGAACAGCATCCAGTCTGACTCCAACaacacagaagaggaagagtcgATAATAGAGGACAGCCCACAAAATGAAGATCCAGACGACCAGAGTCCAGGAGCGACTGACTCCACTGAAG gattTCCTGGGGACTCAAGCGACCAGCCGGCGAACAAGGAGTGA
- the LOC130518451 gene encoding uncharacterized protein LOC130518451 isoform X1, translating into MFPRCVLFLLVTFAVASFAAPVPDENTDDRVKNLLQFINGQTTGEAEPEDSTVPALMDGDAGDGSDSTDGGGSDEIGEDSNNGDDEAGSDSVTEGQEDSSPEDVSEADEAPLGEAAVDSESQSEEEIGEDVDEEPDLEESDETVQALSDSDQDKNSSEQVEEQNSEDQAEDDSLLDSPLEDKELEEVKEPKSLEEEEGEGEEEEEEVEEEVAEAEEPKDNDSSSSKSLEEEETAEAEEPKSLEEEEGEEVEEEVEEEVAEAEEPKDNDSSSSKSLEEGEEGEEEVPDDEEITEEVPDDPESTDTDEEGSDGNSIQSDSNNTEEEESIIEDSPQNEDPDDQSPGATDSTEGFPGDSSDQPANKE; encoded by the exons ATGTTCCCACG gTGTGTTCTGTTCCTGCTCGTCACCTTCGCTGTAGCTTCCTTCGCGGCTCCTGTCCCCG ATGAAAATACAG ATGACAGAGTAAAAAATCTGCTGCAGTTCATCaatg GACAAACTACCGGGGAGGCTGAGCCAG AAGACTCTACAGTCCCAGCACTGATGGATGGTGATGCAGGAGATGGCAGCGACAGCACCGATGGTGGGGGCAGCGATGAAATAGGGGAGGATTCCAACAATGGCGATGACGAAGCAG GTTCTGACTCAGTCACTGAAGGTCAGGAGGATTCTTCACCTGAGGATGTGTCTGAGGCGGATGAGGCTCCTCTGGGTGAAGCTGCTGTGGACTCTGAGAGCCAGAGTGAAGAGGAGATTGGGGAAGATGTGGACGAGGAACCTGACCTTGAAGAATCAGATGAGACAGTTCAGGCCCTCTCTGACAGTGACCAGGACAAAAACTCTTCGGAGCAAGTTGAAGAACAAAACAGTGAGGACCAGGCAGAAGATGACAGTCTTCTTGACAGTCCTTTGGAAGACAAGGAGCTGGAAGAGGTCAAAGAACCCAAGTctttagaggaggaggagggggagggggaggaggaggaagaggaagtggaggaggaggtggcagaggCCGAAGAACCCAAAGAtaatgacagcagcagcagcaagtctttggaggaggaggagacagcagaggccGAAGAACCCAAGTctttagaggaggaggagggggaggaggtggaagaggaagtggaggaggaggtggcagaggCCGAAGAACCCAAAGAtaatgacagcagcagcagcaagtctttggaggagggggaggagggggag gaggaggtgccagaCGATGAAGAAATCACTGAAGAGGTCCCTGACGACCCAGAAAGCACGGACACAGATGAGGAAGGCAGTGATGGGAACAGCATCCAGTCTGACTCCAACaacacagaagaggaagagtcgATAATAGAGGACAGCCCACAAAATGAAGATCCAGACGACCAGAGTCCAGGAGCGACTGACTCCACTGAAG gattTCCTGGGGACTCAAGCGACCAGCCGGCGAACAAGGAGTGA
- the LOC130518451 gene encoding uncharacterized protein LOC130518451 isoform X5 gives MFPRCVLFLLVTFAVASFAAPVPGQTTGEAEPEDSTVPALMDGDAGDGSDSTDGGGSDEIGEDSNNGDDEAGSDSVTEGQEDSSPEDVSEADEAPLGEAAVDSESQSEEEIGEDVDEEPDLEESDETVQALSDSDQDKNSSEQVEEQNSEDQAEDDSLLDSPLEDKELEEVKEPKSLEEEEGEGEEEEEEVEEEVAEAEEPKDNDSSSSKSLEEEETAEAEEPKSLEEEEGEEVEEEVEEEVAEAEEPKDNDSSSSKSLEEGEEGEEEVPDDEEITEEVPDDPESTDTDEEGSDGNSIQSDSNNTEEEESIIEDSPQNEDPDDQSPGATDSTEGFPGDSSDQPANKE, from the exons ATGTTCCCACG gTGTGTTCTGTTCCTGCTCGTCACCTTCGCTGTAGCTTCCTTCGCGGCTCCTGTCCCCG GACAAACTACCGGGGAGGCTGAGCCAG AAGACTCTACAGTCCCAGCACTGATGGATGGTGATGCAGGAGATGGCAGCGACAGCACCGATGGTGGGGGCAGCGATGAAATAGGGGAGGATTCCAACAATGGCGATGACGAAGCAG GTTCTGACTCAGTCACTGAAGGTCAGGAGGATTCTTCACCTGAGGATGTGTCTGAGGCGGATGAGGCTCCTCTGGGTGAAGCTGCTGTGGACTCTGAGAGCCAGAGTGAAGAGGAGATTGGGGAAGATGTGGACGAGGAACCTGACCTTGAAGAATCAGATGAGACAGTTCAGGCCCTCTCTGACAGTGACCAGGACAAAAACTCTTCGGAGCAAGTTGAAGAACAAAACAGTGAGGACCAGGCAGAAGATGACAGTCTTCTTGACAGTCCTTTGGAAGACAAGGAGCTGGAAGAGGTCAAAGAACCCAAGTctttagaggaggaggagggggagggggaggaggaggaagaggaagtggaggaggaggtggcagaggCCGAAGAACCCAAAGAtaatgacagcagcagcagcaagtctttggaggaggaggagacagcagaggccGAAGAACCCAAGTctttagaggaggaggagggggaggaggtggaagaggaagtggaggaggaggtggcagaggCCGAAGAACCCAAAGAtaatgacagcagcagcagcaagtctttggaggagggggaggagggggag gaggaggtgccagaCGATGAAGAAATCACTGAAGAGGTCCCTGACGACCCAGAAAGCACGGACACAGATGAGGAAGGCAGTGATGGGAACAGCATCCAGTCTGACTCCAACaacacagaagaggaagagtcgATAATAGAGGACAGCCCACAAAATGAAGATCCAGACGACCAGAGTCCAGGAGCGACTGACTCCACTGAAG gattTCCTGGGGACTCAAGCGACCAGCCGGCGAACAAGGAGTGA
- the LOC130518451 gene encoding uncharacterized protein LOC130518451 isoform X2 → MFPRCVLFLLVTFAVASFAAPVPDENTDDRVKNLLQFINGQTTGEAEPEDSTVPALMDGDAGDGSDSTDGGGSDEIGEDSNNGDDEAVTEGQEDSSPEDVSEADEAPLGEAAVDSESQSEEEIGEDVDEEPDLEESDETVQALSDSDQDKNSSEQVEEQNSEDQAEDDSLLDSPLEDKELEEVKEPKSLEEEEGEGEEEEEEVEEEVAEAEEPKDNDSSSSKSLEEEETAEAEEPKSLEEEEGEEVEEEVEEEVAEAEEPKDNDSSSSKSLEEGEEGEEEVPDDEEITEEVPDDPESTDTDEEGSDGNSIQSDSNNTEEEESIIEDSPQNEDPDDQSPGATDSTEGFPGDSSDQPANKE, encoded by the exons ATGTTCCCACG gTGTGTTCTGTTCCTGCTCGTCACCTTCGCTGTAGCTTCCTTCGCGGCTCCTGTCCCCG ATGAAAATACAG ATGACAGAGTAAAAAATCTGCTGCAGTTCATCaatg GACAAACTACCGGGGAGGCTGAGCCAG AAGACTCTACAGTCCCAGCACTGATGGATGGTGATGCAGGAGATGGCAGCGACAGCACCGATGGTGGGGGCAGCGATGAAATAGGGGAGGATTCCAACAATGGCGATGACGAAGCAG TCACTGAAGGTCAGGAGGATTCTTCACCTGAGGATGTGTCTGAGGCGGATGAGGCTCCTCTGGGTGAAGCTGCTGTGGACTCTGAGAGCCAGAGTGAAGAGGAGATTGGGGAAGATGTGGACGAGGAACCTGACCTTGAAGAATCAGATGAGACAGTTCAGGCCCTCTCTGACAGTGACCAGGACAAAAACTCTTCGGAGCAAGTTGAAGAACAAAACAGTGAGGACCAGGCAGAAGATGACAGTCTTCTTGACAGTCCTTTGGAAGACAAGGAGCTGGAAGAGGTCAAAGAACCCAAGTctttagaggaggaggagggggagggggaggaggaggaagaggaagtggaggaggaggtggcagaggCCGAAGAACCCAAAGAtaatgacagcagcagcagcaagtctttggaggaggaggagacagcagaggccGAAGAACCCAAGTctttagaggaggaggagggggaggaggtggaagaggaagtggaggaggaggtggcagaggCCGAAGAACCCAAAGAtaatgacagcagcagcagcaagtctttggaggagggggaggagggggag gaggaggtgccagaCGATGAAGAAATCACTGAAGAGGTCCCTGACGACCCAGAAAGCACGGACACAGATGAGGAAGGCAGTGATGGGAACAGCATCCAGTCTGACTCCAACaacacagaagaggaagagtcgATAATAGAGGACAGCCCACAAAATGAAGATCCAGACGACCAGAGTCCAGGAGCGACTGACTCCACTGAAG gattTCCTGGGGACTCAAGCGACCAGCCGGCGAACAAGGAGTGA
- the LOC130518451 gene encoding uncharacterized protein LOC130518451 isoform X7 gives MDGDAGDGSDSTDGGGSDEIGEDSNNGDDEAVTEGQEDSSPEDVSEADEAPLGEAAVDSESQSEEEIGEDVDEEPDLEESDETVQALSDSDQDKNSSEQVEEQNSEDQAEDDSLLDSPLEDKELEEVKEPKSLEEEEGEGEEEEEEVEEEVAEAEEPKDNDSSSSKSLEEEETAEAEEPKSLEEEEGEEVEEEVEEEVAEAEEPKDNDSSSSKSLEEGEEGEEEVPDDEEITEEVPDDPESTDTDEEGSDGNSIQSDSNNTEEEESIIEDSPQNEDPDDQSPGATDSTEGFPGDSSDQPANKE, from the exons ATGGATGGTGATGCAGGAGATGGCAGCGACAGCACCGATGGTGGGGGCAGCGATGAAATAGGGGAGGATTCCAACAATGGCGATGACGAAGCAG TCACTGAAGGTCAGGAGGATTCTTCACCTGAGGATGTGTCTGAGGCGGATGAGGCTCCTCTGGGTGAAGCTGCTGTGGACTCTGAGAGCCAGAGTGAAGAGGAGATTGGGGAAGATGTGGACGAGGAACCTGACCTTGAAGAATCAGATGAGACAGTTCAGGCCCTCTCTGACAGTGACCAGGACAAAAACTCTTCGGAGCAAGTTGAAGAACAAAACAGTGAGGACCAGGCAGAAGATGACAGTCTTCTTGACAGTCCTTTGGAAGACAAGGAGCTGGAAGAGGTCAAAGAACCCAAGTctttagaggaggaggagggggagggggaggaggaggaagaggaagtggaggaggaggtggcagaggCCGAAGAACCCAAAGAtaatgacagcagcagcagcaagtctttggaggaggaggagacagcagaggccGAAGAACCCAAGTctttagaggaggaggagggggaggaggtggaagaggaagtggaggaggaggtggcagaggCCGAAGAACCCAAAGAtaatgacagcagcagcagcaagtctttggaggagggggaggagggggag gaggaggtgccagaCGATGAAGAAATCACTGAAGAGGTCCCTGACGACCCAGAAAGCACGGACACAGATGAGGAAGGCAGTGATGGGAACAGCATCCAGTCTGACTCCAACaacacagaagaggaagagtcgATAATAGAGGACAGCCCACAAAATGAAGATCCAGACGACCAGAGTCCAGGAGCGACTGACTCCACTGAAG gattTCCTGGGGACTCAAGCGACCAGCCGGCGAACAAGGAGTGA
- the LOC130518451 gene encoding uncharacterized protein LOC130518451 isoform X6, whose protein sequence is MDGDAGDGSDSTDGGGSDEIGEDSNNGDDEAGSDSVTEGQEDSSPEDVSEADEAPLGEAAVDSESQSEEEIGEDVDEEPDLEESDETVQALSDSDQDKNSSEQVEEQNSEDQAEDDSLLDSPLEDKELEEVKEPKSLEEEEGEGEEEEEEVEEEVAEAEEPKDNDSSSSKSLEEEETAEAEEPKSLEEEEGEEVEEEVEEEVAEAEEPKDNDSSSSKSLEEGEEGEEEVPDDEEITEEVPDDPESTDTDEEGSDGNSIQSDSNNTEEEESIIEDSPQNEDPDDQSPGATDSTEGFPGDSSDQPANKE, encoded by the exons ATGGATGGTGATGCAGGAGATGGCAGCGACAGCACCGATGGTGGGGGCAGCGATGAAATAGGGGAGGATTCCAACAATGGCGATGACGAAGCAG GTTCTGACTCAGTCACTGAAGGTCAGGAGGATTCTTCACCTGAGGATGTGTCTGAGGCGGATGAGGCTCCTCTGGGTGAAGCTGCTGTGGACTCTGAGAGCCAGAGTGAAGAGGAGATTGGGGAAGATGTGGACGAGGAACCTGACCTTGAAGAATCAGATGAGACAGTTCAGGCCCTCTCTGACAGTGACCAGGACAAAAACTCTTCGGAGCAAGTTGAAGAACAAAACAGTGAGGACCAGGCAGAAGATGACAGTCTTCTTGACAGTCCTTTGGAAGACAAGGAGCTGGAAGAGGTCAAAGAACCCAAGTctttagaggaggaggagggggagggggaggaggaggaagaggaagtggaggaggaggtggcagaggCCGAAGAACCCAAAGAtaatgacagcagcagcagcaagtctttggaggaggaggagacagcagaggccGAAGAACCCAAGTctttagaggaggaggagggggaggaggtggaagaggaagtggaggaggaggtggcagaggCCGAAGAACCCAAAGAtaatgacagcagcagcagcaagtctttggaggagggggaggagggggag gaggaggtgccagaCGATGAAGAAATCACTGAAGAGGTCCCTGACGACCCAGAAAGCACGGACACAGATGAGGAAGGCAGTGATGGGAACAGCATCCAGTCTGACTCCAACaacacagaagaggaagagtcgATAATAGAGGACAGCCCACAAAATGAAGATCCAGACGACCAGAGTCCAGGAGCGACTGACTCCACTGAAG gattTCCTGGGGACTCAAGCGACCAGCCGGCGAACAAGGAGTGA